CCAAGAAAGATTGGGGATATTTTGAGACAGCAATAGAGAAGAGTGATGGATTATAGTATGTGCggtggctggacaactcagttgtcacaatgatctcttctttatgtggtgcacaagaagttggccaagtcaagagattctcacaactaaaaaagcgaaatatatgagtcccagaccaaaactggtagccaaatataatacgtatatgggaggtactgatcagagggatcagaatctagcatgctatcgcattgcaataaagaagcaagaaatggtactggtgtctctttatatggatgttagatgtcgccatacaaaacagttggattttgtataaataAGCAAGAAACCAAACCATTTCTCAGCTTGATTTGAAGACAGACAtagcaacagtgtacttgcaaagacaccaagctttaccaaaaggagccgggagaccatctgcatgaagggcatgttccgacagctgcatatcagattcaattaggtttgataagactgaccacctcgtccagcacaaaggagggaagaagaagaaaaggtgtagAAACAAGGACTGTAAAcctattgtgagaacaatgtgttcaaagtgtaatgtgggattgtgtattgactgttttattccatttcatgtaaaataacGCTGAGTTCAGAGTTTGATTCTTAATTGTACTGTGCTATAAAGTATCAATTGtatgatgaagactgaataataaatttgcacaaaaattgtatatgtaataagaaatttcaataacctacttattttagttgaagttgtaatccatataaaATTAGGTAGTGAAAGCACCtattgttgccatatggcaacatcaaatatcttgCTAATATCGGTAATGACTTTCGTCAAAAaactctgttgtgtaatttatgccttttacagacataataacgcAATTTAAAGAAAAATCACGAAATAATTAATTCCGGCGCTAATGGGTTAATGACATATACAGCATATCTCTTGAGGAAAAATATCTGAGTAAAATAATTGCCATAATCATGGATCTCCAGTGTTGAGTTTATGAACCTCAGTGAAGGAAGTGCCATGAATATATTTTTGCTGTCACTTTCTCAAATGCAGAGTTACAAGTACTACATAATGACCATGTTTGGAATAATAAGCAGCAAGTCATCACATTTCCTTGGCCTTATACTGAATATTGCGTGGTAATTATAACTATTGACAGTGTTAATGACAAAAACACATTTGATTCATGTTTCTGGAGTATTTAGTAATACAATTTCTTAACATCTCAAGCTGCAGATAGTGATTTTTGTATTTCACATTATCTCTTACCTCAATATAGTACACATTATTGCACTTTAATGTTATTCCACAGGCATTACAATTTATTGTCCCCCTACTACATTCATTATTTTATAGGCCTTTAGGGCACCAACCAGGAATATCTATTTGCATAAACTAACAATTACTTGTAGTTACTTTCTGATGTGAAGTAATGCATGTGTCTTGAAAGTACCCAACTGAGTGAAACTTTTGTCACAGATATCACATTTGTGAGGTCCCCTTCCCATGTGGACTAATGCGTGTGTCTTGAGATCACCTGATGTAGTAAATGATttgccacaaatatcacatttgtgaggtCTTTTCTAGATGTgaagtttctttccagtgtgaattgttATATGCCTCTTGAGAGTGCCTGACCTACCGAAGGATTTCCCACAAAtgacacatttgtgaggtttctttccagtgtgaattaatgtttGTCTGTTAAGATAGCTTGACGTAGCAACAGATTACCCACAAATCTCACAGTTGTGAGGttcctttccagtgtgaattaatacatgcCTCTTGAGATTCCCTGACCTAGcaaaacatttcccacaaatctcacatttgtgaggtttctttccagtgtgaattaattcaTGAGTCTTGAGACAACttgatgtagcaaaacatttcccacaaatctcacatttgtagggtttctttccagtgtgaattaataaatgAGTCTTCAAATAACCTGATGTAGaaaaacattttccacaaatctcacatttgtgagattTATTTCCGTGAATTAATACATGCATCTTGAGATAACCTGATGTAAcaaaacattttccacaaatctcacatttgtgaggtttctttccagtgtgaattaattcaTGAGTCTTGAGACAATCTGATCTAAcaaaacattttccacaaatctcacatttgtgaggtttctttccagtgtgatttAATGAATGCTTCTTGAGACTGGCTAACAAAGTAAAAGATTtctcacaaatctcacatttgtgaggtttcattccagtgtgaattaataaatgtgtcttcaGATCGCCTGACCTTGCAAACCATTTGGCACAAATACCACATTTGTTGGTTCTGTTTGCAATATATAGATCAGCCTGGGCACTGAGATTAACAGCTGTAGATAAAATTCTATAAGCACttgttttctctgcatcatttgtcATGTGTCTGTTACACATGTCATTAGaggccttctttgaaattttccaagTTTCCTCATATGAAGACTGTTCAATGTGTTCTGTAAAAGAAACTTCTGGCTCACTATCCAAGAAGATACTGCTTTGATGCTCATCACTATAGTCATATTTTTCATGGTGGCCAGCAGTTAAGACATGATAAttctctctcattctcaaatgtgtTTTCAAACTAACCTTACTGTGAAATACCTCaccacaccacttacaaacatacaAAGGTGGCTGCATGCCATCAATGTGCATAAACACATgcattatgagtctgtattttgaaGGAAAGTTCTGTTGGCAGAAATCACAGCTAAATAGAAGTAATTCCTTTTCTCTCTTACTACAGTCATATTGGGTGGCAACTGAGCATTCCTTGTCAATAGTCACATTTTCTGTACCAAACTCATGTGTTGACTTCTCCTTGTCTATCACCGAATCATCCTGGACCAGCCCTTGGTGATAAATTTCTCCACATGATATGCCACAGCTCCCACCAGTAGTCTGAGTCAATCTGAAGAGTGAAGACAAGAATGTTAAATGTTGATATatatacaacaaagaaacaatatttgagTGTCCATAAATGCAGTACTATAGGCCACAAGTCATAAAAATGCATAAGAAATTGCATATTTAGTAACTGTTAATGATTTAAAATTACTATATTCCTCCAGAAGGAAAGAACTGATGAGGTAAAAGTGGTTTAAAACGAAATTAACCACAGGAAATTCAATAATGATGAATCTGAGTCACTGCTGATATCATTTGAAATTTTAAGTGAGAGTTAAAATAATTCACTTTCATGTGTTACAATCTTTTCAAAATACAGTACTACAAGTTAACAGTCTACACCAATTTATTAAATGTATCAAAAAAATTCTTATGTTCAAGGCGTTTAAGATTTAATTAAGagagataatttttaaatgttcttcTCCCATTATCTTTTTCTGTTTCGCAAACACTTTCACCTTTGGAAATGATAAATTTATTTCACctaattaacagattttttttgtttgattCCCAATGACTAAAGAACTAGTGCAAGCTTCAACATTTTGTTAGGTATCTAGAACAGATGTTAATCAGGTGAATAATGATGGTTCATGAACAAGAATCAATGTCACATCAATCAAGGGAACAATCTGCATACTGATGAATGAAAGTGAATGACACACTTGCAGATGGTTTTAATCTAAGACTGTGTTTTCGGCACTGCAACTTGTATGAAGCCTTGCACAaatggaaatactgtctgaaaagatGGAAATAGTTGTAAATTTTCCAGTATATTTGCACTGAgcctttttgaaaatttttacatcttccTAACATCTGCTCATCTGGCATTGCAGAACACCATTGACTGAAGGGCACACTTATAAATGGCCACTTCATCACCCATAAGACACTGCTAGCTGACACCACATATTGTGTGGCAGTGGTAACAGCTGATGCATGAGCTGAGTATCTGGGTCCCATTATTCCCCCTGCAGTTAAACCCTTTCCCACAGAACAGAACTGTGATGCCTTTCAGGTCCCCAGTATGTGCATCATGTTGGACATGAAAGAGTATGAACTACTGAAGGCATGCATACCCAGTGTTATCTTTTGCTCTGCAACTTTTGACTTTTTTGCGTTTTGTTGGGGATATAGTTTTGCGTGGCATGATATCTGGTAAATTTCGAgtgtttttaaactcttaattaggATCACACGATTTTTTTAACGTAACTGGTATCATGGTGTGTGTCAGATTCTAGAAGTTGACAACTGTATAACTTGATATTGTAACTTTTTTAAAACTCAATTAGTTACAACATGTATTTTCATACATATGGAAGGAAAGCAACTGAATGATAATAattaagaaagaaatcaaaaaatatgcaagTAAGGTTTCAGACAAATAGCTTTCTTTTTCTCAAAGTACTAGatataaaacttacaattaaaattttatgctaTGCCAGTGAACCATAAACAAACCAGGATAAGGAAGAgaatttgtggaaaaattcaaCAATAAATAAAGTTTAATGTTAATTATTTATCAATTGTTTTAGAGACCTCCATGCAACCATTGTGTAGGTACTGGGTACTTGTGTCATATCCTTAATATTTACTGTACAACATTTTTTGTGGCAGGCACATTCATAAACTGTTCATGCAGTGATAATGGAAGTGCACATGTATTTTATCAACACACATACTACAGCCTGGACAGTAACAGTGCTGATGGCTCACACCACATTTGTTAGAAATTTTGGCACTAAAGCTGTTACCTCTACTTTATTCCTTCCTTTGTTCTCTCGATTCTCAAACCAAAGAGCTGTCATCATGAACAAATACCGTTTCTTACATTctatacatctacactcctggaaattgaaataagaacaccgtgaattcattgtcccaggaaggggaaactttattgacacattcctggggtcagatacatcacatgatcacactgacagaaccacaggcac
This sequence is a window from Schistocerca nitens isolate TAMUIC-IGC-003100 chromosome 11, iqSchNite1.1, whole genome shotgun sequence. Protein-coding genes within it:
- the LOC126213357 gene encoding zinc finger protein 43-like isoform X6, which produces MYTVEIDKQSLTAVMDHEKTIWIKEETSEISGSPGSIVQVYPCSVKIKEEPQETGNQEMFSHPEYDPLGVKMEEVEASTRYASDSARLTQTTGGSCGISCGEIYHQGLVQDDSVIDKEKSTHEFGTENVTIDKECSVATQYDCSKREKELLLFSCDFCQQNFPSKYRLIMHVFMHIDGMQPPLYVCKWCGEVFHSKVSLKTHLRMRENYHVLTAGHHEKYDYSDEHQSSIFLDSEPEVSFTEHIEQSSYEETWKISKKASNDMCNRHMTNDAEKTSAYRILSTAVNLSAQADLYIANRTNKCGICAKWFARSGDLKTHLLIHTGMKPHKCEICEKSFTLLASLKKHSLNHTGKKPHKCEICGKCFVRSDCLKTHELIHTGKKPHNCEICG
- the LOC126213357 gene encoding zinc finger protein 43-like isoform X5, with amino-acid sequence MYTVEIDKQSLTAVMDHEKTIWIKEETSEISGSPGSIVQVYPCSVKIKEEPQETGNQELLQDPLKIEAPFYNTKEDPGLKLNMFSHPEYDPLGVKMEEVEASTRYASDSARLTQTTGGSCGISCGEIYHQGLVQDDSVIDKEKSTHEFGTENVTIDKECSVATQYDCSKREKELLLFSCDFCQQNFPSKYRLIMHVFMHIDGMQPPLYVCKWCGEVFHSKVSLKTHLRMRENYHVLTAGHHEKYDYSDEHQSSIFLDSEPEVSFTEHIEQSSYEETWKISKKASNDMCNRHMTNDAEKTSAYRILSTAVNLSAQADLYIANRTNKCGICAKWFARSGDLKTHLLIHTGMKPHKCEICEKSFTLLASLKKHSLNHTGKKPHKCEICGKCFVRSDCLKTHELIHTGKKPHNCEICG
- the LOC126213357 gene encoding zinc finger protein 93-like isoform X4 — translated: MYTVEIDKQSLTAVMDHEKTIWIKEETSEISGSPGSIVQVYPCSVKIKEEPQETGNQELLQDPLKIEAPFYNTKEDPGLKLNVSLSEHSMFSHPEYDPLGVKMEEVEASTRYASDSARLTQTTGGSCGISCGEIYHQGLVQDDSVIDKEKSTHEFGTENVTIDKECSVATQYDCSKREKELLLFSCDFCQQNFPSKYRLIMHVFMHIDGMQPPLYVCKWCGEVFHSKVSLKTHLRMRENYHVLTAGHHEKYDYSDEHQSSIFLDSEPEVSFTEHIEQSSYEETWKISKKASNDMCNRHMTNDAEKTSAYRILSTAVNLSAQADLYIANRTNKCGICAKWFARSGDLKTHLLIHTGMKPHKCEICEKSFTLLASLKKHSLNHTGKKPHKCEICGKCFVRSDCLKTHELIHTGKKPHNCEICG
- the LOC126213357 gene encoding zinc finger protein 43-like isoform X1, whose translation is MYTVEIDKQSLTAVMDHEKTIWIKEETSEISGSPGSIVQVYPCSVKIKEEPQETGNQELLQDPLKIEAPFYNTKEDPGLKLNVSLSEHSYLEDPFIASGSTDHIKEDSVLNLGAEEIETFMFSHPEYDPLGVKMEEVEASTRYASDSARLTQTTGGSCGISCGEIYHQGLVQDDSVIDKEKSTHEFGTENVTIDKECSVATQYDCSKREKELLLFSCDFCQQNFPSKYRLIMHVFMHIDGMQPPLYVCKWCGEVFHSKVSLKTHLRMRENYHVLTAGHHEKYDYSDEHQSSIFLDSEPEVSFTEHIEQSSYEETWKISKKASNDMCNRHMTNDAEKTSAYRILSTAVNLSAQADLYIANRTNKCGICAKWFARSGDLKTHLLIHTGMKPHKCEICEKSFTLLASLKKHSLNHTGKKPHKCEICGKCFVRSDCLKTHELIHTGKKPHNCEICG
- the LOC126213357 gene encoding zinc finger protein 43-like isoform X3, which encodes MYTVEIDKQSLTAVMDHEKTIWIKEETSEISGSPGSIVQVYPCSVKIKEEPQETGNQEYLEDPFIASGSTDHIKEDSVLNLGAEEIETFMFSHPEYDPLGVKMEEVEASTRYASDSARLTQTTGGSCGISCGEIYHQGLVQDDSVIDKEKSTHEFGTENVTIDKECSVATQYDCSKREKELLLFSCDFCQQNFPSKYRLIMHVFMHIDGMQPPLYVCKWCGEVFHSKVSLKTHLRMRENYHVLTAGHHEKYDYSDEHQSSIFLDSEPEVSFTEHIEQSSYEETWKISKKASNDMCNRHMTNDAEKTSAYRILSTAVNLSAQADLYIANRTNKCGICAKWFARSGDLKTHLLIHTGMKPHKCEICEKSFTLLASLKKHSLNHTGKKPHKCEICGKCFVRSDCLKTHELIHTGKKPHNCEICG
- the LOC126213357 gene encoding zinc finger protein 43-like isoform X2, which codes for MYTVEIDKQSLTAVMDHEKTIWIKEETSEISGSPGSIVQVYPCSVKIKEEPQETGNQELLQDPLKIEAPFYNTKEDPGLKLNYLEDPFIASGSTDHIKEDSVLNLGAEEIETFMFSHPEYDPLGVKMEEVEASTRYASDSARLTQTTGGSCGISCGEIYHQGLVQDDSVIDKEKSTHEFGTENVTIDKECSVATQYDCSKREKELLLFSCDFCQQNFPSKYRLIMHVFMHIDGMQPPLYVCKWCGEVFHSKVSLKTHLRMRENYHVLTAGHHEKYDYSDEHQSSIFLDSEPEVSFTEHIEQSSYEETWKISKKASNDMCNRHMTNDAEKTSAYRILSTAVNLSAQADLYIANRTNKCGICAKWFARSGDLKTHLLIHTGMKPHKCEICEKSFTLLASLKKHSLNHTGKKPHKCEICGKCFVRSDCLKTHELIHTGKKPHNCEICG